In Saccharothrix violaceirubra, the following are encoded in one genomic region:
- a CDS encoding FecCD family ABC transporter permease — protein MLLVLGVGVVVAALMVGQPFVLVPETVLEQVVVWRLRAPRLVLGLLAGGCLGVAGLLLQESLRNPLAVPELLGVSSGASAAVASCVAFGIAVPGAPLTPALVGAAIGGGVTLLAVRGASSPAAVLLIGAAVSSACQALMLASTAIADSREQGVLVRYLLGSLTGTTWPVLGPVAIGLAVAIPAVVLVWPRVRLLRLGDDEAHSAGLDPGRTRVLVLAAASLLVAVVVGPAGPIAWVGFFAPRLARRLGADSVLATALVGAVLVAGADVLARTVLYPVELPVGGLTAFAAVALGLLTGRSAWSSRG, from the coding sequence GTGCTCTTAGTGCTGGGCGTCGGCGTGGTGGTCGCGGCGCTCATGGTGGGGCAACCGTTCGTGCTCGTCCCGGAGACCGTGCTGGAGCAGGTCGTCGTGTGGCGGCTGCGGGCGCCGCGCCTGGTGCTCGGCCTGCTGGCCGGCGGGTGCCTGGGCGTCGCGGGCCTGCTGCTCCAGGAGTCGCTGCGCAACCCGCTGGCCGTGCCGGAACTGCTCGGCGTGTCCAGTGGGGCCTCGGCCGCCGTGGCGTCGTGCGTCGCGTTCGGCATCGCGGTGCCGGGCGCTCCGCTCACGCCCGCGTTGGTCGGTGCGGCGATCGGCGGCGGCGTCACGTTGCTGGCCGTGCGCGGGGCGTCGAGCCCGGCGGCGGTGCTGCTGATCGGCGCTGCGGTGAGTTCCGCGTGCCAGGCGCTGATGCTGGCCTCGACCGCGATCGCCGACTCGCGCGAGCAGGGCGTGCTCGTCCGCTACCTGCTGGGCTCGCTGACCGGCACCACCTGGCCGGTGCTCGGGCCGGTCGCGATCGGTCTCGCGGTCGCGATCCCCGCCGTGGTCCTGGTGTGGCCGCGCGTGCGGCTGCTGCGGCTGGGCGACGACGAGGCGCACTCGGCGGGCCTGGACCCCGGGCGGACCAGGGTCCTGGTGCTGGCGGCGGCGTCGCTGCTGGTGGCCGTGGTGGTCGGCCCGGCCGGGCCGATCGCGTGGGTCGGCTTCTTCGCGCCCCGCCTGGCCCGCCGGCTGGGCGCGGACTCGGTCCTGGCGACGGCGCTCGTCGGCGCGGTGCTCGTGGCGGGCGCCGACGTGCTCGCCCGCACCGTCCTGTACCCGGTGGAGCTGCCGGTGGGCGGGCTGACCGCGTTCGCGGCCGTGGCGCTGGGTCTGCTCACGGGGAGGTCGGCATGGTCTTCGCGCGGGTGA
- a CDS encoding FecCD family ABC transporter permease: MVFARVSGILVAVAVLAFLQLSVGSTAVPLFGGDDHARAVLWELRAPRVLVGLCAGACLGLAGTLLQAAVRNPLASPEITGVGSGAVLGAVAASVSGFTQPLAVAFAALLGGVVGGGVLWVVAGRSGDVAVRGVIVSAVLVGTTLVLLTARPQLAGAVSRWLLGSLVGRTWEHVAPLWPVVVLVVVVGTLLGGVLDVLAVDDDHAHGVGLAVVPWRSTVLVLAAVATSASVAAIGATAFVGLLAPHLARWLVGPVHRVAVPVSALAGAGTVAAADAVGQLVHVPAGAITAVIGSGVLIAVARRTGG; encoded by the coding sequence ATGGTCTTCGCGCGGGTGAGCGGGATTCTCGTCGCCGTCGCCGTGCTGGCCTTCCTCCAGCTCTCGGTGGGGTCCACCGCGGTCCCGCTGTTCGGCGGCGACGACCACGCGCGGGCCGTGCTGTGGGAACTGCGGGCACCCCGGGTGCTGGTCGGCCTGTGCGCCGGTGCGTGCCTGGGACTCGCGGGCACGTTGTTGCAGGCGGCCGTGCGCAACCCGTTGGCCTCGCCCGAGATCACCGGCGTCGGGTCCGGCGCGGTGCTCGGCGCGGTGGCCGCCTCGGTGTCCGGGTTCACGCAGCCGCTCGCGGTGGCGTTCGCCGCCCTGCTCGGCGGTGTCGTGGGCGGCGGCGTGCTGTGGGTGGTGGCCGGGCGGTCCGGCGACGTGGCCGTGCGCGGCGTGATCGTGTCCGCGGTGCTGGTCGGCACGACGCTCGTGCTGCTCACCGCCCGCCCGCAGCTCGCGGGCGCGGTGTCGCGGTGGCTGCTCGGCTCGCTGGTGGGCCGCACGTGGGAGCACGTGGCGCCGCTGTGGCCGGTGGTCGTGCTGGTCGTGGTGGTCGGCACGCTGCTCGGCGGCGTGCTCGACGTGCTCGCCGTCGACGACGACCACGCGCACGGCGTCGGCCTGGCGGTCGTCCCGTGGCGCAGCACGGTGCTGGTGCTCGCCGCCGTGGCCACGTCCGCCTCGGTGGCCGCGATCGGGGCGACGGCGTTCGTCGGCCTGCTCGCACCCCACCTCGCGCGGTGGCTCGTGGGTCCGGTGCACCGGGTGGCGGTGCCCGTCTCCGCGTTGGCCGGTGCGGGCACGGTGGCGGCGGCCGACGCGGTGGGACAACTCGTGCACGTGCCGGCGGGCGCCATCACCGCCGTGATCGGGTCGGGCGTGCTGATCGCCGTGGCCCGGAGGACAGGAGGGTGA
- a CDS encoding ABC transporter ATP-binding protein — MPLQASGVHVRFGTNVVLAGVDFGAVEGEWVSLLGRNGSGKTTLLRVLAGLLEPDRGTVSLHGEPLGSLSRRQIARRMALLPQSGGQVRGLTVRQFVRQGRYAARGALGMLGDSDDDQVREAMRATGVAEWADVPLDRLSGGQRQRVRLALALAQDAPVLLLDEPTTYLDVRHQIDVLELVRALQRERGLTVVAVLHDLGQAARYSDRVVALRDGVVHADGRPSDVVDARFLQDVYGVSGEVWWITTNGLLKMVVVPD; from the coding sequence ATGCCGCTTCAAGCCAGTGGCGTGCACGTGCGGTTCGGGACGAACGTCGTGCTCGCCGGGGTGGATTTCGGTGCCGTGGAAGGGGAGTGGGTCAGCCTGCTCGGGCGCAACGGCAGCGGCAAGACCACGCTGCTGCGGGTGCTCGCGGGGCTGCTCGAACCCGATCGGGGGACCGTGTCCCTGCACGGCGAACCGCTGGGTTCGTTGTCCCGCAGGCAGATCGCGCGGCGGATGGCGTTGTTGCCGCAGTCCGGTGGACAGGTGCGCGGGCTGACCGTGCGCCAGTTCGTGCGCCAGGGTCGTTACGCGGCAAGGGGTGCGCTGGGCATGCTCGGCGACTCCGACGACGACCAGGTGCGCGAGGCGATGCGGGCGACCGGCGTCGCCGAGTGGGCGGACGTGCCGCTCGACCGGTTGTCCGGCGGGCAGCGCCAACGCGTCCGGCTCGCGCTCGCGTTGGCCCAGGACGCACCCGTGCTGCTGCTCGACGAGCCGACGACCTACCTGGACGTCCGGCACCAGATCGACGTGTTGGAGCTGGTCCGCGCCCTGCAACGGGAACGCGGACTGACCGTCGTGGCGGTGCTGCACGACCTCGGCCAGGCGGCCCGGTATTCCGATCGCGTGGTGGCGTTGCGCGACGGCGTGGTTCACGCGGACGGGCGACCGTCCGATGTGGTCGATGCCCGCTTTCTCCAGGACGTGTACGGAGTGTCGGGCGAAGTGTGGTGGATCACCACCAACGGGCTATTGAAAATGGTTGTCGTTCCAGACTAG
- the amiA gene encoding streptamidine family RiPP, with product MDGIFVNVEEERQLPHNSATHSNALVENPFEGDDE from the coding sequence ATGGACGGGATCTTCGTGAACGTCGAGGAAGAGCGTCAGCTGCCGCACAACTCCGCCACCCACAGCAACGCGCTGGTGGAGAACCCCTTCGAGGGCGACGACGAGTGA
- a CDS encoding CocE/NonD family hydrolase: MDGLAHTLVPAAGDAPVVLLRTPYGRHHHLAEAHAWAERGFSCVIGDVRGRHGSTGEFRPYRHETDDGASVVDHLARLGFGRVLAAGASYAAHCAVTAAIARPDAVVGVLAAVPALGLGETAREPGGAARLACRVGWWGEHVSPPAREVDLGTVPVIDALTGWSDLWHAPERTALWRDLAGLTMPLLAVGGLRDPFAADTERLAAAWGGPTRLVLGPWGHALDVGGTLGGRRIGALYLAWARRLADQRGDRAFVHTAGWRRHVPATLRRELAVRSGEFVADPADPFRSVPPDAAVAPASRSAAELTTPALPAGELRGSARVTLDVVADAPDADWVVRLSLDGVHLVHGIRRVRHEPGVPATVAVDLPPLGRVLAEGARLRVEVAGHHWPRHARNPHTGEDPVTARRLLPGRRRVLAGRVDLPWHPVGADVPLLEEI, translated from the coding sequence GTGGACGGGCTCGCGCACACGCTCGTCCCGGCCGCCGGGGACGCGCCCGTCGTGCTGCTGCGCACCCCGTACGGTCGGCACCACCACCTGGCCGAAGCCCACGCGTGGGCGGAACGCGGGTTCTCCTGCGTGATCGGCGATGTGCGCGGACGACACGGCTCGACCGGGGAGTTCCGACCGTACCGCCACGAAACCGACGACGGCGCGTCGGTCGTGGACCACCTGGCCCGCCTGGGTTTCGGACGCGTGCTCGCGGCCGGTGCCTCCTACGCCGCGCACTGCGCCGTGACCGCCGCGATCGCCCGCCCCGACGCGGTGGTCGGCGTGCTGGCCGCCGTGCCCGCGCTGGGCCTGGGCGAGACCGCCCGCGAACCCGGCGGCGCGGCCCGGCTGGCGTGCCGCGTCGGCTGGTGGGGCGAGCACGTGTCGCCGCCGGCGCGGGAGGTCGACCTGGGGACCGTGCCCGTGATCGACGCGCTCACCGGGTGGTCGGACCTGTGGCACGCCCCGGAGCGCACCGCCCTGTGGCGGGACCTGGCCGGGCTGACCATGCCGCTGCTGGCGGTGGGCGGCCTGCGCGACCCGTTCGCCGCCGACACCGAACGCCTTGCCGCCGCGTGGGGCGGACCGACCCGGCTCGTGCTCGGACCGTGGGGCCATGCCCTCGACGTCGGCGGCACGCTGGGCGGACGCCGGATCGGCGCCCTCTACCTGGCCTGGGCGCGGCGACTGGCCGACCAGCGGGGCGACCGGGCGTTCGTGCACACGGCCGGCTGGCGCCGCCACGTGCCCGCCACGCTGCGCCGGGAGCTGGCGGTGCGGTCGGGGGAGTTCGTGGCCGACCCCGCCGACCCGTTCCGCTCGGTGCCGCCGGACGCGGCCGTCGCGCCGGCGTCGCGGTCGGCGGCCGAGTTGACCACGCCCGCGCTGCCCGCCGGGGAACTGCGCGGTTCCGCACGGGTGACGCTCGACGTCGTCGCGGACGCACCCGACGCGGACTGGGTCGTGCGCCTGTCGCTCGACGGCGTCCACCTCGTACACGGCATCCGCCGGGTCCGCCACGAACCCGGCGTGCCCGCGACCGTCGCGGTCGACCTGCCGCCCCTGGGCCGGGTCCTGGCCGAGGGCGCCCGACTGCGCGTGGAGGTGGCCGGCCACCACTGGCCCCGCCACGCCCGCAACCCGCACACCGGCGAGGACCCGGTGACCGCCCGCCGCCTGCTGCCCGGCCGCCGCCGCGTCCTCGCGGGCCGCGTCGACCTGCCGTGGCACCCCGTCGGTGCCGACGTGCCGCTGCTGGAGGAGATATGA
- a CDS encoding YcaO-like family protein produces MSTDLLVDPLTGLVRRFVDVAPVPGVPRRYRAVTAEVADARRLGAWPADRVSLGTTFGDVDAARAAALGEAVERYCGNRIAPGLRYATAAALRGERHWGPDELSFFAPWQHETPGFPYRPFTADQEIAWVPAEEDGEPCLLPASWVYLNYHSGARRREPRLHHLNYAGIATGVSAEDATTRGLLELVERDALERWWHQGTPTTGIRVADVPGLAAELAGCPLEVHLVELPTPHPVSCVAAVVVDPATGIVAGGGAARFDPVDACAKATLEAVHTWVFTQGLLDPDGWVFRSIDAGLLARGLYLDHRPDRRYRDDAGEGYANVRDLGAQVQVWLDPRVQDGLLHRFTAPDRFVTPEPGGTLADLRASLAASGVRVATADLTTPDVAEAGLSVIRVCALGLIPNAPAAFRYRGLAGWDDHDAFVSDPPPFL; encoded by the coding sequence ATGAGCACAGACCTGCTGGTGGACCCGCTGACCGGACTGGTGCGCCGGTTCGTCGACGTGGCGCCCGTGCCCGGCGTGCCGCGCCGCTACCGTGCCGTCACCGCCGAGGTCGCCGACGCCCGCCGCCTGGGCGCGTGGCCGGCCGACCGCGTCAGCCTCGGCACGACCTTCGGCGACGTGGACGCGGCGCGGGCCGCCGCGCTGGGCGAGGCCGTGGAACGCTACTGCGGCAACCGGATCGCGCCCGGCCTGCGGTACGCCACGGCCGCCGCCCTGCGCGGCGAACGCCACTGGGGACCGGACGAGCTGTCGTTCTTCGCGCCGTGGCAACACGAAACGCCGGGGTTCCCGTACCGGCCGTTCACCGCCGACCAGGAGATCGCGTGGGTGCCGGCCGAGGAGGACGGCGAACCCTGCCTGCTGCCCGCGTCGTGGGTGTACCTGAACTACCACTCGGGTGCGCGGCGGCGCGAACCCCGGCTGCACCACCTCAACTACGCGGGCATCGCGACCGGCGTGTCCGCCGAGGACGCCACGACGCGCGGCCTGCTCGAACTCGTCGAGCGCGACGCCCTGGAACGGTGGTGGCACCAGGGCACGCCGACCACCGGCATCCGGGTCGCCGACGTGCCGGGCCTGGCCGCCGAACTCGCCGGCTGCCCGCTGGAGGTGCACCTGGTCGAGCTGCCGACGCCGCACCCGGTGTCGTGCGTGGCGGCGGTCGTCGTCGACCCGGCGACCGGGATCGTCGCGGGCGGGGGAGCGGCCCGGTTCGACCCGGTCGACGCGTGCGCCAAGGCGACGCTGGAAGCCGTGCACACGTGGGTCTTCACGCAGGGCCTGCTCGACCCGGACGGCTGGGTGTTCCGGTCGATCGACGCCGGTCTGCTGGCCCGGGGCCTCTACCTCGACCACCGCCCGGACCGGCGCTACCGGGACGACGCGGGCGAAGGGTACGCGAACGTGCGCGATCTCGGTGCCCAGGTCCAGGTCTGGCTCGACCCGCGTGTCCAGGACGGGTTGCTGCACCGCTTCACCGCACCCGACCGGTTCGTGACGCCCGAACCCGGCGGCACGCTCGCCGACCTGCGCGCGAGCCTGGCCGCCTCCGGCGTGCGCGTGGCGACCGCGGACCTGACCACGCCGGACGTCGCCGAGGCCGGGCTGAGCGTGATCCGGGTGTGCGCGCTGGGGCTGATCCCCAACGCACCGGCCGCGTTCCGCTACCGGGGACTGGCCGGGTGGGACGACCACGACGCGTTCGTTTCCGACCCGCCGCCGTTCCTGTGA
- a CDS encoding nitroreductase family protein has translation MIVLPEPGDVPMPLGEALRTRRSRYSYAPLAPDLLSTLLHNALGVQRHQESHVLGMAPNAGGLPSLRVHVVHDGEVYEYLRGPHDLVARGKSDLTGVFAQEEFARRAHTVIVLSGHLGPGLAKYGERHHRTVHLDAGVAVQNLYLVATALGLNGCAVAGFADAAVAALVGAPYPLALFVVGATPRNGHKNRP, from the coding sequence GTGATCGTCCTGCCCGAACCCGGCGACGTGCCCATGCCGCTGGGCGAGGCCTTGCGGACGCGTCGGTCCCGGTACTCCTACGCGCCGTTGGCACCGGACCTGCTGAGCACGCTGCTGCACAACGCGTTGGGCGTGCAACGGCACCAGGAATCACACGTCCTGGGCATGGCGCCCAACGCGGGCGGACTGCCGTCGCTGCGTGTCCACGTCGTGCACGACGGCGAGGTGTACGAGTACCTGCGTGGCCCGCACGACCTGGTGGCACGGGGGAAATCCGACCTGACCGGCGTGTTCGCGCAGGAGGAGTTCGCCCGCCGCGCACACACCGTGATCGTCCTTTCCGGACACTTGGGGCCGGGTTTGGCGAAGTACGGGGAACGCCACCACCGCACGGTCCACCTCGACGCGGGCGTCGCGGTGCAGAACCTCTACCTCGTCGCGACCGCGTTGGGGCTCAACGGGTGCGCGGTCGCGGGCTTCGCCGACGCGGCCGTGGCCGCACTTGTCGGGGCGCCGTACCCGTTGGCGCTGTTCGTGGTCGGCGCCACACCGAGGAATGGTCATAAGAACCGGCCATAA
- a CDS encoding XRE family transcriptional regulator, producing the protein MSSEGDAAPVRPFADALRAAIAARGIGLERIREYLADHGVTVSVATLSYWQSGRSRPERRSSLAAIGHLEEVLLLPPGHLSNLLGPPRPRGRWLNRLPRAAPPVGALFPQPARVEDAAGEVRWDDRLTRLSRHDLVLVGPDRCEQSVRTRHVLRADADGADRWVLVTEASDGSLPLVKPLWHCDLGRVVVRPSAGLVVAELLFDRALRRGEHIVIEHELITPVPRPVATAHTRTFRHPVREYVLEIAFDPAAVPACCERFQRAGDGPERVVTAAPGSDGSLLAVQLDVEPGQSGFRWRWS; encoded by the coding sequence GTGAGCAGCGAGGGGGACGCCGCCCCCGTTCGGCCGTTCGCCGACGCGCTGAGGGCGGCCATCGCGGCCCGGGGGATCGGACTCGAACGAATCCGTGAATACCTGGCCGACCACGGGGTGACGGTCAGCGTCGCGACGTTGAGCTACTGGCAGTCCGGCCGCAGCAGGCCGGAGAGACGGTCGTCGCTGGCCGCGATCGGGCATCTCGAGGAGGTGCTGCTGCTGCCGCCCGGCCACCTGTCCAACCTGCTGGGGCCGCCGCGGCCGAGAGGCCGCTGGCTCAACCGGCTGCCCCGGGCCGCGCCGCCGGTGGGCGCGTTGTTCCCGCAGCCCGCGCGGGTCGAGGACGCGGCGGGCGAGGTGCGCTGGGACGACCGGCTCACCCGGCTCAGCCGCCACGACCTCGTCCTGGTCGGACCGGACCGGTGCGAGCAGTCGGTGCGCACCCGGCACGTGCTGCGGGCCGACGCGGACGGCGCGGACCGGTGGGTGCTCGTAACCGAGGCGTCCGACGGGTCGTTACCGCTGGTCAAGCCGTTGTGGCACTGTGATCTCGGCCGGGTGGTCGTGCGGCCGTCCGCCGGGCTCGTGGTGGCGGAACTGCTCTTCGACCGGGCGTTGCGGCGCGGCGAGCACATCGTGATCGAGCACGAGTTGATCACGCCGGTCCCGCGCCCGGTGGCGACCGCGCACACCCGGACGTTCCGCCACCCGGTGCGGGAGTACGTGCTGGAGATCGCGTTCGACCCGGCCGCCGTGCCCGCCTGCTGCGAGCGGTTCCAGCGCGCGGGCGACGGCCCGGAACGGGTGGTGACCGCCGCGCCCGGGTCGGACGGCTCGCTGCTGGCCGTGCAGCTCGACGTCGAGCCGGGTCAGAGCGGGTTTCGCTGGAGGTGGTCCTGA
- a CDS encoding MFS transporter, producing the protein MTPPPAALERYLAARLLSVTGGLVSLVALPVLVYRLTGSAGWTSAVAMAEALPYLLFGLVAGALADRVDRRTLMVGADLVVAVALLTLPLAWWLDVLTAPHVVAVAFAAQTAFVFFDAANFGALPTLVGRDRITDAYAKLFGRTTLAELVVPPAAGLLVAVVAPAGLIAVNAVTALGSALLIRGVAGALSGPRPAQASLIRDIGGGLRFVWGHPVIRTLTLVGALPSAAAGAYVAVLVPWADQVLHVSAGGDLRLAVLFSCWGVGALLSSRLVPTLTRRWGGARLALGALPVSLACALLTVGTTQWVVAGLAAAAWGAAHSTVVINAVTYRQRLCPEDMQSRVNTTARMVSWGLGQPAGAALAGTVAVAAGPRVGLAAGVGVLLVGVVLAWATPTLRRAAREQDHQTQDHLQRNPL; encoded by the coding sequence GTGACCCCTCCCCCTGCCGCCCTGGAGCGGTACCTCGCCGCCCGACTGCTGTCCGTGACCGGCGGGCTGGTCTCGCTCGTCGCCCTGCCCGTCCTCGTCTACCGGCTCACCGGATCGGCCGGGTGGACCTCGGCGGTCGCCATGGCCGAAGCCCTGCCCTACCTGCTGTTCGGACTGGTCGCGGGTGCGCTCGCGGACCGGGTCGACCGGCGGACCCTCATGGTGGGCGCCGACCTCGTGGTCGCGGTCGCCCTGCTGACCCTGCCGCTCGCCTGGTGGCTGGACGTCCTCACCGCGCCGCACGTGGTGGCCGTGGCGTTCGCCGCGCAGACCGCGTTCGTGTTCTTCGACGCGGCCAACTTCGGCGCCCTGCCCACGCTCGTGGGCCGCGACCGGATCACCGACGCCTACGCCAAGCTCTTCGGCCGCACCACGCTGGCCGAACTGGTCGTGCCCCCGGCGGCGGGTCTGCTCGTGGCCGTGGTCGCGCCCGCCGGGCTGATCGCGGTCAACGCCGTGACCGCACTCGGCTCGGCGCTGCTGATCCGGGGCGTGGCCGGTGCGCTGTCCGGACCGCGTCCCGCACAGGCGTCGCTGATCCGCGACATCGGCGGCGGCCTGCGGTTCGTGTGGGGCCACCCGGTGATCCGCACGCTCACCCTCGTCGGCGCGCTGCCCTCGGCCGCGGCGGGCGCCTACGTGGCCGTGCTCGTGCCGTGGGCGGACCAGGTCCTGCACGTGTCGGCAGGCGGCGACCTGCGGTTGGCCGTGCTGTTCAGCTGCTGGGGCGTGGGCGCCCTGCTCTCGTCACGCCTGGTCCCGACGCTCACCCGCCGGTGGGGCGGTGCGCGGCTGGCTCTGGGAGCGCTCCCGGTGTCGCTGGCCTGCGCACTGCTGACGGTGGGCACGACGCAGTGGGTCGTCGCCGGACTCGCCGCCGCGGCGTGGGGCGCGGCGCACTCGACCGTCGTGATCAACGCGGTCACCTACCGCCAGCGGCTGTGCCCGGAGGACATGCAGTCCCGGGTGAACACCACCGCCCGGATGGTGTCGTGGGGCCTGGGCCAGCCCGCCGGCGCGGCGCTGGCCGGAACGGTGGCCGTGGCGGCGGGACCCCGCGTCGGGCTGGCGGCGGGCGTGGGCGTGCTGCTCGTCGGGGTGGTGCTGGCGTGGGCGACGCCGACACTGCGCCGGGCCGCCCGCGAGCAGGACCACCAAACTCAGGACCACCTCCAGCGAAACCCGCTCTGA
- a CDS encoding LLM class flavin-dependent oxidoreductase, protein MQFGVFTVGDVTPDPTTGRTPTEAERIKAMVTIALKAEEVGLDVFATGEHHNPPFVPSSPTTMLGYIAARTERLILSTSTTLITTNDPVKIAEDYAMLQHLADGRVDLVLGRGNTGPVYPWFGFDIRDGISLAVEHYALLHRLWREDVVDWEGRHRTPLQGFTSTPRPLDAVPPFVWHGSIRSPEIAEQAAYYGDGFFANNIFWPKEHYQRLISLYRERFEHYGHGAAHQAFVGLGGQFFMRRNSQDAVREFRPYFDNAPVYGHGPSLEDFTAQTPLTVGSPREVVEKTLTFREHFGHYQRQLFLLDHAGLPLKTVLEQLDLLGEILPDLRRGFAEGRPADVPEAPTHASLLASATKETVR, encoded by the coding sequence ATGCAGTTCGGTGTCTTCACCGTCGGCGACGTGACGCCCGACCCCACCACGGGGCGGACGCCGACCGAGGCCGAGCGCATCAAGGCCATGGTCACGATCGCGCTCAAGGCCGAAGAGGTCGGCCTGGACGTGTTCGCGACCGGCGAGCACCACAACCCGCCGTTCGTGCCGTCGTCGCCGACCACCATGCTCGGCTACATCGCGGCCCGCACCGAGCGGCTGATCCTCTCCACCTCGACCACGCTGATCACCACCAACGACCCGGTGAAGATCGCCGAGGACTACGCGATGCTCCAGCACCTCGCGGACGGTCGGGTGGACCTCGTGCTGGGTCGTGGGAACACAGGCCCGGTATATCCGTGGTTCGGCTTCGACATCCGTGACGGCATCTCGCTTGCCGTCGAGCACTACGCGCTCCTGCACCGCTTGTGGCGCGAAGACGTGGTCGACTGGGAAGGCCGGCACCGCACGCCGCTCCAGGGCTTCACGTCCACGCCGCGCCCGCTCGACGCCGTGCCGCCGTTCGTCTGGCACGGCTCGATCCGCAGCCCGGAGATCGCCGAGCAGGCCGCGTACTACGGCGACGGCTTCTTCGCCAACAACATCTTCTGGCCCAAGGAGCACTACCAGCGGCTGATCAGCCTGTACCGGGAGCGGTTCGAGCACTACGGCCACGGCGCCGCGCACCAGGCGTTCGTCGGGCTCGGCGGGCAGTTCTTCATGCGCCGCAACTCGCAGGACGCGGTGCGCGAGTTCCGCCCGTACTTCGACAACGCGCCCGTGTACGGCCACGGCCCGTCGTTGGAGGACTTCACCGCGCAGACGCCGCTGACCGTGGGCAGCCCGCGGGAGGTCGTGGAGAAGACGCTGACCTTCCGCGAGCACTTCGGCCACTACCAGCGGCAGCTTTTCCTCCTCGACCACGCCGGGCTGCCGCTCAAGACCGTGCTGGAGCAGCTCGACCTGCTCGGCGAGATCCTGCCCGACCTGCGGCGCGGGTTCGCCGAGGGCCGACCGGCCGACGTGCCCGAGGCGCCGACCCACGCGAGCCTGCTCGCGTCCGCGACGAAGGAGACCGTGCGATGA
- a CDS encoding FMN reductase — protein sequence MTPRLAIVSAGLSDPSSSHLLASRLGDAVAAVLPVATTTVHLRDHARDIADNLVTGFPSARLAAAVADVTGADGLVVVTPTFNASYSGLFKSFVDVLEPESLAGRPVLIGATGGTERHSLVLDHALRPLFAYLRAVVVPTGVYAASSDWGSAHGLSGRIDRAAGELAALLGGPALARPGERFVPFEELLGG from the coding sequence ATGACGCCGAGACTCGCGATCGTGTCGGCGGGCCTGTCCGACCCGTCGTCCTCGCACCTGCTCGCGTCCCGGCTGGGCGACGCGGTCGCCGCCGTGCTGCCGGTCGCGACCACGACCGTGCACCTGCGCGACCACGCCCGCGACATCGCGGACAACCTGGTCACCGGGTTCCCGAGCGCCCGGCTGGCGGCGGCGGTCGCGGACGTGACCGGCGCGGACGGGCTGGTGGTCGTCACGCCGACGTTCAACGCCTCCTACAGCGGGCTGTTCAAGTCGTTCGTGGACGTGCTCGAGCCGGAGTCGTTGGCGGGCAGGCCCGTGCTGATCGGGGCGACCGGCGGCACCGAGCGGCACTCGCTCGTGCTCGACCACGCGTTGCGCCCGCTGTTCGCCTACCTGCGGGCCGTGGTCGTGCCGACCGGCGTCTACGCGGCGTCGTCGGACTGGGGCAGCGCGCACGGGCTGTCCGGGCGGATCGACCGGGCGGCGGGCGAACTGGCCGCGCTGCTGGGCGGTCCGGCCCTCGCCCGGCCCGGCGAGCGGTTCGTGCCGTTCGAGGAGCTGCTCGGGGGCTAG
- a CDS encoding GNAT family N-acetyltransferase, translating into MTTATLDVSARNTASFWEALAWARGGEVVRRPGFAATSWSGLSRIVVLRPELSPDDRAELERLLAAAEGAVRVQDVYRTLDLSDLGYESRSLPLMVRDPAPLPTPSVEITRVATAADLAVAERVIIEGFPVPERPGLLLPGPLLERPDVDVLIAWRDGEAAGACFVVDDGVAGLYWMTTSPAHRSRGVGRALMYAVLDRPAPVVLTASKAGRPLYESLGFRTVGDAAWWGDEPVA; encoded by the coding sequence ATGACGACCGCCACCCTCGACGTCTCCGCCCGCAACACCGCCTCGTTCTGGGAGGCGCTCGCGTGGGCGCGGGGTGGCGAGGTCGTGCGGCGGCCGGGGTTCGCGGCCACCTCGTGGTCGGGGCTGTCGCGGATCGTCGTCCTGCGACCCGAGCTGTCCCCGGACGACCGCGCCGAGTTGGAACGACTGCTCGCCGCCGCCGAGGGTGCCGTGCGGGTGCAGGACGTCTACCGCACGCTCGACCTCTCGGACCTGGGCTACGAGTCGCGGTCGTTGCCGTTGATGGTGCGTGACCCCGCGCCGCTGCCCACGCCGTCGGTGGAGATCACCCGCGTGGCCACGGCCGCCGACCTCGCGGTCGCCGAACGGGTGATCATCGAGGGCTTCCCGGTCCCGGAGCGGCCCGGTCTGCTGCTGCCGGGGCCGTTGCTGGAAAGGCCGGACGTGGACGTGCTGATCGCGTGGCGCGACGGGGAGGCGGCGGGTGCGTGCTTCGTCGTCGACGACGGCGTCGCCGGGCTGTACTGGATGACGACCTCGCCCGCGCACCGGTCGCGCGGCGTGGGCCGGGCGTTGATGTACGCCGTGCTCGACCGGCCCGCACCGGTCGTGCTCACCGCGTCGAAAGCGGGTCGTCCGCTCTACGAGTCACTCGGCTTCCGCACGGTCGGAGATGCCGCGTGGTGGGGTGACGAACCCGTCGCATAG